The following proteins come from a genomic window of Pseudochaenichthys georgianus chromosome 17, fPseGeo1.2, whole genome shotgun sequence:
- the LOC117461949 gene encoding histone H1-like, with protein sequence MAESAPAAAPAKSPRKRATKPKKAGPSAADLVLKAVTASKERKGISYVALKKELAKPKKVAKKPAVKAKKPAAAAKKPAANKPAAKKAVTPKTAKKPATPAKKTPVKKITKSPKKVAAKKEAPKKAAPKKAATPKKTLTPKKAVKKVVKPAAKAAKKAPARKAAKK encoded by the exons ATGGCAGAATCCGCTCCCGCCGCCGCACCGGCCAAGTCCCCGAGGAAGAGAGCCACCAAGCCGAAGAAGGCGGGCCCCAGCGCCGCTGACCTCGTGCTGAAAGCAGTCACCGCCTCCAAGGAGCGTAAAGGGATTTCCTATGTCGCCCTGAAGAAAGAGCTGGCC AAGCCCAAGAAGGTAGCGAAGAAGCCCGCAGTCAAAGCCAAGAAGCCGGCAGCAGCAGCGAAGAAACCCGCCGCTAATAAGCCAGCAGCCAAGAAGGCAGTAACACCCAAGACGGCGAAGAAGCCTGCTACTCCTGCAAAGAAAACCCCCGTGAAGAAGATCACTAAGAGCCCGAAGAAGGTGGCGGCCAAGAAGGAAGCACCCAAGAAGGCAGCACCCAAGAAGGCAGCTACCCCCAAGAAGACCTTAACCCCCAAGAAAGCTGTGAAGAAGGTGGTTAAACCAGCTgccaaagcagcgaagaaggcaCCAGCCAggaaagcagcgaagaagtaa
- the LOC117461916 gene encoding uncharacterized protein, which translates to MSGRGKGAGKVRAKAKTRSSRAGLQFPVGRVHRHLRKGNYAHRVGAGAPVYLAAVLEYLTAEILELAGNAARDNKKSRIIPRHLQLAVRNDEELNKLLGGVTIAQGGVLPNIQAVLLPKKTEKPAKKFIKLKIKMSGRGKGAGKVRAKAKTRSSRAGLQFPVGRVHRHLRKGNYAHRVGAGAPVYLAAVLEYLTAEILELAGNAARDNKKSRIIPRHLQLAVRNDEELNKLLGGVTIAQGGVLPNIQAVLLPKKTEKPAKK; encoded by the exons ATGTCTGGACGCGGAAAAGGTGCAGGAAAGGTCAGGGCGAAGGCCAAGACTCGCTCATCCCGTGCCGGGCTCCAGTTCCCCGTCGGCCGTGTCCACAGGCATCTGAGGAAGGGCAACTACGCCCATCGTGTCGGTGCCGGAGCCCCGGTGTACCTGGCCGCTGTGCTGGAGTACCTGACCGCTGAGATCCTGGAGCTGGCTGGAAACGCCGCCCGGGACAACAAGAAGAGTCGTATCATCCCCCGCCATCTGCAGCTCGCCGTCCGCAACGACGAGGAGCTGAACAAGCTGCTGGGAGGAGTGACCATCGCTCAGGGAGGCGTGCTGCCCAACATCCAGGCTGTGCTGCTGCCCAAGAAGACCGAGAAGCCCGCCAAGAA atttattaaattaaaaata AAAATGTCTGGACGCGGAAAAGGTGCAGGAAAGGTCAGGGCGAAGGCCAAGACTCGCTCATCCCGTGCCGGGCTCCAGTTCCCCGTCGGCCGTGTCCACAGGCATCTGAGGAAGGGCAACTACGCCCATCGTGTCGGTGCCGGAGCCCCGGTGTACCTGGCCGCTGTGCTGGAGTACCTGACCGCTGAGATCCTGGAGCTGGCTGGAAACGCCGCCCGGGACAACAAGAAGAGTCGTATCATCCCCCGCCATCTGCAGCTCGCCGTCCGCAACGACGAGGAGCTGAACAAGCTGCTGGGAGGAGTGACCATCGCTCAGGGAGGCGTGCTGCCCAACATCCAGGCTGTGCTGCTGCCCAAGAAGACCGAGAAGCCCGCCAAGAAGTGA